From Triticum urartu cultivar G1812 chromosome 2, Tu2.1, whole genome shotgun sequence, a single genomic window includes:
- the LOC125540900 gene encoding uncharacterized protein LOC125540900: protein MSAVVSPPVLPDPRGAPSWVLLDTAGYIAKRGNATFAKTLGSNGQPIGVTFCTAAPPHVSHFCVHCPGLAPADFLEDPKVIAAEADLVLFRLCVDPLAVAGERLFDYFLYTAHPRRPSLQLLPHPYPYLFYDCEAALLRCGEDEYAIAALRNIDDYFTDEPQMSFNLYLYRSSRPGEGWTARVVSVEEPLRDTVCPVEEPKRFHETTKAITLGGGAVGWVDLWRGILVCNVFDEKPVLRDVPLPLPARGNWEIYHRCGPYFARDIAVSPQKDVIKYVEVEICLPRKPTTTKTTETCHPPEPESYLEWFRQQQHEDEDDDDDDEDVGGWKATTWSLPVPIASWENWHFDYTVDVDDVTVNPLHCNLLPRQLQPTEAQALLPGLITAFPIMSMDDDLVYLLSKASPKDQMQVVIAVDVRRKMLLGVAKLVTGKDFTFMRTCTSEISKYINNKSSGDVSKASASLSAASRGVADKQTEGLMQKFTSRQCPGENSKERQKLFEYLRSRRS, encoded by the exons ATGAGCGCCGTCGTCAGCCCGCCTGTCCTCCCCGACCCCCGCGGCGCCCCGAGCTGGGTCCTCCTCGACACCGCGGGATACATCGCCAAACGCGGCAACGCCACCTTCGCCAAGACCTTGGGGAGCAACGGCCAGCCCATCGGGGTCACCTTCTGCACCGCCGCTCCGCCTCACGTCTCCCACTTCTGCGTCCACTGCCCCGGCCTCGCGCCCGCCGACTTCCTCGAGGATCCCAAGGTGATCGCCGCCGAGGCCGACCTCGTCCTCTTCCGCCTCTGCGTCGACCCCCTGGCCGTCGCCGGCGAGCGCCTCttcgactacttcctctacacgGCGCACCCTCGCCGCCCCTCGCTCCAGCTTCTCCCGCACCCCTACCCCTACCTCTTCTACGACTGCGAGGCCGCCCTCCTGCGCTGCGGTGAGGATGAGTACGCCATCGCCGCTCTCAGGAACATCGATGACTACTTCACCGACGAGCCGCAGATGTCCTTCAACCTTTACCTCTACCGCTCGTCCAGGCCCGGCGAGGGGTGGACCGCCAGGGTGGTGTCGGTGGAGGAGCCACTCAGGGACACGGTCTGCCCGGTGGAGGAGCCCAAGCGGTTCCATGAGACGACCAAGGCGATCACGCTTGGAGGCGGCGCCGTTGGCTGGGTTGATCTCTGGCGTGGCATCCTCGTCTGCAACGTGTTCGATGAAAAGCCTGTGCTCCGGgacgtgccgctgccgctgccggcAAGGGGTAACTGGGAAATCTACCACAGATGTGGCCCTTACTTTGCTCGGGACATCGCGGTCAGCCCGCAGAAAGACGTCATCAAGTATGTCGAGGTTGAAATTTGCCTGCCAAGGAAGCCGACTACTACAAAGACGACTGAAACCTGCCACCCCCCGGAGCCGGAGTCCTACCTGGAATGGTTCCGCCAACAGCAACACGAAGAtgaggacgacgacgatgatgatgaagacgtTGGTGGCTGGAAGGCCACAACATGGAGCTTGCCTGTCCCTATTGCTTCATGGGAGAACTGGCACTTTGACTACACCGTCGATGTCGATGACGTTACTGTCAACCCATTGCATTGTAATCTGCTTCCAAGGCAGCTGCAGCCCACAGAGGCACAAGCATTGCTGCCAGGACTCATCACTGCTTTCCCCATCATGAGTATGGATGACGATCTTGTCTACCTCTTGTCCAAGGCCAGCCCCAAAGACCAGATGCAAGTTGTGATTGCTGTTGACGTGAGGAGGAAGATGCTGCTGGGAGTGGCCAAGCTTGTTACTGGAAAAGACTTCACTTTTATGCGCACTTGCACCAGTGAGATCTCAAAATATATCAACAATAAATCTTCAG GGGATGTTTCCAAAGCATCGGCCAGTTTATCTGCTGCAAGCAGAGGGGTAGCGGATAAACAAACTGAAGGTCTCATGCAGAAATTTACCAGTAGACAGTGTCCTGGAGAAAATTCAAAGGAACGTCAAAAGCTTTTTGAATATCTACGCAGTAGAAGATCGTAA
- the LOC125534892 gene encoding uncharacterized protein LOC125534892, giving the protein MKDEANEVVEAIAKKIVQDMPYEARVDAVVKYFTHERKMLLKKSLARRVHLTRSMYMKAVPSWCNNNVPCYQQIISKWIDPEWRVQHRMASERRALMSGPVHLQGNLNLHAYVQKKNRERGEGQEKLNTFTGLCLSRKSKKPDGGWVNPGAGLRIDAYRR; this is encoded by the exons ATGAAGGATGAAGCTAATGAGGTTGTGGAGGCGATTGCCAAGAAGATTGTCCAAGACATGCCCTATGAGGCGCGCGTTGATGCTGTGGTGAAGTATTTCACACACGAACGCAAAATGCTTCTCAAAAAGTCTCTAGCCCGGAGAGTGCATCTCACCCGTTCCATGTACATGAAG GCGGTTCCCTCGTGGTGCAACAACAATGTTCCTTGCTACCAGCAAATCATATCCAAATGGATAGACCCGGAGTGGAGGGTCCAACATCGAATGGCTTCGGAGCGGCGTGCCTTGATGAGTGGTCCGGTACACCTTCAAGGCAACCTCAACCTCCACGCTTACGTGCAGAAGAAG AATAGGGAGAGAGGTGAGGGCCAAGAGAAGCTCAATACCTTCACGGGATTATGTCTCTCCCGCAAGTCAAAGAAACCGGATGGGGGGTGGGTCAACCCAGGCGCTGGCTTGAGGATTGATGCATACA GACGTTGA